The Leptospira mtsangambouensis sequence ATGATTGTGAAATTATGATGTATGATGAGATCGCCAATTTTCCGTTTTTTGCTTCTGGAATCTCTGATGAAGAAACTCCTGAGATAGTGAAAACTTTTTTAAAGGAAGTAGAGAAAGCTGATGGGATTTTAATATGTTCTCCCGAGTATGTATTTAGCATTCCTGGAGTTTTGAAAAATGCAATTGAATGGGCAGTTTCTTCTATTGTGTTTACAGATAAACCTGTGGCACTCATCACCGCAGCATCTGTTGGTGAAAAGGCACATGAATCTTTACTATTGGTCTTAAAAACAATCGGTGCTAAGTTATCGGAAAAAACCAATTTGTTGATTTCTGGAGTGAAAGGAAAGGTTTCTATCGATGGAGAAATTACTGACTTACAAACGAAACAATC is a genomic window containing:
- a CDS encoding NADPH-dependent FMN reductase translates to MPNSKPKVLAISGGISSSSYNKKILNTLKQNFADDCEIMMYDEIANFPFFASGISDEETPEIVKTFLKEVEKADGILICSPEYVFSIPGVLKNAIEWAVSSIVFTDKPVALITAASVGEKAHESLLLVLKTIGAKLSEKTNLLISGVKGKVSIDGEITDLQTKQSVKNLMDQFINSLKTNSSD